Proteins encoded within one genomic window of Pseudalkalibacillus sp. SCS-8:
- the ftsA gene encoding cell division protein FtsA yields MNSSEVLISLDIGTSNIKVIIGEMSDESFNVIGVGNEKSEGIKKGSIVDIDETVRSIKKAVEQAERMVGVKVNSVIVGITGNHVQLQPCHGVVAVSSEDREIRDEDITRVIDAAQVMSIPPEREIIDVIPREFVVDGLGEINDPRGMIGVRLEMEGILITGSKTILHNILRCVERAGLEVADICLQPLAAGTVALNKDERNLGVALVDMGAGSTTLTVFDQGSIQFTKVLPIGGDFVTKDISIGLRTTTEDAERVKVKHGHAFIDNASDEETFEVARIGSSNEQQFSQYELAHIIEPRMEEIFGLVLEELHRNGYQELAGGFVLTGGVVAMPGVLELARDVLNQNVRISMPDYIGVREAQYTTGVGLIQFTYKNVKVQGKEVAASIAEDHVEEQPAKKRRNTDQRVEKEKPGVKNKMKEWFGTFFE; encoded by the coding sequence ATGAACAGCAGCGAAGTTTTAATTAGCTTAGACATCGGTACATCCAATATTAAAGTGATAATCGGAGAAATGTCTGATGAGTCCTTTAATGTCATTGGAGTAGGAAACGAGAAATCAGAAGGTATCAAAAAAGGTTCGATCGTTGATATTGATGAAACTGTTCGTTCAATAAAAAAAGCTGTTGAACAAGCCGAAAGAATGGTAGGAGTCAAAGTGAATTCCGTCATTGTAGGAATTACCGGAAATCATGTCCAACTCCAGCCTTGTCACGGTGTTGTTGCCGTATCAAGTGAAGATCGTGAAATTCGTGATGAAGATATAACAAGAGTAATAGATGCTGCTCAGGTCATGTCCATACCTCCAGAGAGGGAAATCATCGATGTCATTCCAAGAGAGTTTGTCGTTGATGGACTTGGTGAAATCAACGATCCGAGAGGAATGATCGGGGTAAGACTTGAAATGGAAGGTATCTTGATTACTGGATCGAAGACGATTTTACATAATATTCTTAGGTGCGTAGAACGAGCCGGGCTTGAAGTAGCAGATATTTGTCTGCAGCCCCTGGCGGCTGGAACCGTCGCTTTGAACAAAGATGAACGTAATCTAGGTGTGGCCTTAGTCGATATGGGAGCAGGTTCTACCACGTTGACAGTATTTGACCAGGGCTCCATTCAATTTACGAAAGTGCTTCCAATCGGGGGAGACTTTGTTACTAAAGATATTTCAATTGGTCTTAGAACGACCACAGAAGATGCTGAACGTGTTAAAGTTAAACATGGACATGCATTCATCGACAATGCATCAGATGAAGAGACGTTTGAAGTTGCTCGTATTGGGTCTTCGAACGAACAACAATTCTCTCAGTATGAGCTAGCTCATATCATCGAGCCAAGGATGGAGGAGATTTTCGGCTTAGTCTTAGAAGAGCTCCATCGTAATGGATACCAGGAACTGGCCGGTGGATTCGTGCTCACGGGAGGCGTCGTTGCAATGCCAGGTGTACTGGAATTGGCAAGGGACGTCCTTAACCAGAATGTGAGGATTTCGATGCCAGATTATATTGGTGTTCGTGAAGCTCAATATACGACTGGCGTAGGATTGATACAATTCACCTACAAAAATGTCAAAGTGCAAGGTAAGGAAGTCGCAGCTTCCATTGCAGAAGATCATGTAGAAGAACAACCAGCTAAAAAACGAAGAAATACGGATCAGAGGGTAGAAAAAGAGAAACCAGGTGTAAAGAATAAAATGAAAGAATGGTTCGGAACATTCTTCGAATAA
- the ftsZ gene encoding cell division protein FtsZ: MLEFDMNMDGLAKIKVIGVGGGGSNAVNRMIENNVQGVEFIAVNTDAQALNLSKAEVKMQIGSKLTRGLGAGANPDIGKKAAEESKEQIEEALEGADMVFVTAGMGGGTGTGAAPVIAEIAKEIGALTVGVVTRPFTFEGRKRSTHAVGGIETLKEKVDTLIVIPNDRLLEIVDKNTPMLEAFREADNVLRQGVQGISDLIAVPGLINLDFADVKTIMTSKGSALMGIGVAAGENRATDAAKKAISSPLLETSIDGAKGVLMNITGGSNLSLYEVNEAADIVSSASDEDVNMIFGSVINEDLKDEILVTVIATGFDEVQGQSKPQQQRPKSNVNNQQSQPSAQKPREEQPRQQESQRSSNSSPQTDINDTLDIPAFLRNRNRRR; encoded by the coding sequence ATGCTAGAGTTTGATATGAATATGGATGGCCTCGCAAAGATTAAAGTGATCGGTGTCGGCGGTGGAGGTAGTAATGCTGTCAATCGAATGATTGAAAACAATGTACAAGGTGTCGAATTCATCGCCGTCAATACAGATGCACAAGCTCTCAACCTCTCAAAGGCTGAGGTTAAGATGCAAATTGGGTCGAAATTGACAAGAGGATTAGGTGCTGGAGCAAACCCTGATATCGGTAAGAAAGCAGCCGAAGAGAGCAAAGAACAGATTGAAGAAGCTCTTGAAGGTGCTGATATGGTATTTGTCACTGCTGGAATGGGCGGCGGTACAGGTACAGGAGCTGCACCAGTCATTGCTGAAATTGCAAAGGAAATCGGTGCATTGACCGTCGGTGTCGTAACACGTCCATTTACTTTCGAAGGAAGAAAGCGCTCTACACATGCAGTGGGCGGGATTGAAACCTTGAAGGAAAAAGTCGACACGTTGATTGTCATCCCGAATGATCGTCTATTAGAGATTGTTGATAAGAATACACCTATGCTGGAAGCCTTCCGTGAAGCGGATAACGTTCTTCGCCAAGGTGTACAAGGCATTTCGGACTTGATCGCTGTTCCAGGATTGATCAACCTCGATTTCGCTGATGTGAAAACGATCATGACATCAAAAGGTTCAGCACTGATGGGAATCGGTGTTGCTGCTGGAGAAAACAGAGCTACGGATGCCGCGAAGAAAGCCATTTCCAGTCCTTTACTTGAAACATCCATTGATGGTGCCAAAGGCGTGTTGATGAACATCACGGGTGGATCCAATCTGAGCCTTTATGAAGTGAATGAGGCTGCAGATATCGTATCCTCTGCATCTGATGAGGATGTGAATATGATCTTCGGTTCCGTCATCAATGAAGACTTGAAGGATGAGATCCTCGTTACGGTCATTGCAACTGGATTTGATGAGGTCCAAGGACAAAGCAAACCTCAACAACAACGACCGAAGTCAAACGTGAATAATCAGCAGAGCCAACCCTCTGCACAAAAGCCTCGTGAAGAACAGCCAAGACAGCAAGAGAGCCAACGATCATCCAATTCGTCTCCTCAGACGGATATCAATGATACGCTCGACATCCCGGCATTCCTCAGAAACAGGAACCGCCGTCGATAA
- a CDS encoding DUF881 domain-containing protein, which yields MRRPLILTITTIILGFMLAVQFQTTREPIVRDTRDIWELRQDLEYQKKLQQELYNEIAKYEQLIDEYSKENAESQVKALEKTLEELKKDAGLTKVSGHGIILTIEPLLNDENLAGNEVPRLQPELLRRLLNEVNTYGADEIAIDGKRIINTSPIREVNGKTYVNDEPLSPFPIEIKILSKDSNRLHTEMVTSQSGEEFARENLLLTSELVDNVTVPPYQDQIRVKYMEEKGDS from the coding sequence ATGCGTAGACCACTCATACTCACAATAACGACAATCATTCTCGGTTTTATGCTCGCTGTCCAATTTCAGACAACCAGGGAACCGATCGTGAGAGATACGAGAGATATTTGGGAATTGAGGCAAGACCTTGAATATCAAAAGAAGCTCCAACAGGAACTTTACAATGAAATTGCGAAGTATGAACAATTGATTGACGAGTATTCGAAAGAAAACGCTGAATCTCAGGTGAAAGCGTTGGAAAAAACGTTGGAAGAGTTGAAAAAAGATGCGGGTTTAACGAAGGTTAGCGGTCATGGAATCATTCTGACAATCGAACCATTATTAAACGATGAAAATTTAGCAGGTAATGAAGTTCCACGTTTACAGCCTGAACTGCTTCGTCGTTTGTTGAATGAGGTGAACACCTATGGTGCGGATGAGATAGCGATTGATGGAAAGCGAATCATCAATACGTCTCCTATTCGTGAAGTAAATGGTAAAACGTATGTCAATGATGAACCGCTATCTCCTTTCCCAATCGAAATCAAAATCCTCTCCAAAGATTCCAACCGGTTACATACTGAGATGGTTACTTCTCAATCAGGAGAAGAGTTTGCACGTGAAAACCTATTGTTGACATCTGAGTTGGTGGATAATGTGACTGTTCCGCCATATCAGGATCAAATTCGGGTGAAATACATGGAAGAGAAGGGGGATTCTTGA
- a CDS encoding small basic family protein — translation MWLPVVGLLIGLLLGFMSDLRIPDEYSSYLSIAVLAALDTLFGGIRAQLQKTFDDKVFVTGFFFNILLAAGLAFLGVHLGVDLYLAAIFAFGVRLFNNIAVIRRLILSKSTKVDGAERN, via the coding sequence ATGTGGTTACCTGTTGTAGGATTATTGATTGGCCTCCTTCTTGGATTCATGTCAGACTTGCGTATTCCAGATGAATATTCAAGCTACTTATCCATTGCAGTTCTCGCTGCATTAGATACTTTGTTCGGAGGGATCCGTGCCCAATTGCAAAAAACCTTCGATGACAAAGTATTTGTAACAGGGTTCTTTTTTAATATTTTGCTTGCAGCAGGTTTAGCTTTTCTAGGTGTCCATCTTGGTGTAGACTTGTATTTAGCTGCCATTTTTGCATTCGGTGTAAGGCTTTTCAACAATATTGCAGTCATTCGACGATTGATCCTTTCAAAGAGTACGAAAGTGGATGGAGCAGAGAGAAATTAA
- a CDS encoding DUF881 domain-containing protein, giving the protein MKIRGKYVIYSLVLLVTGFMISFSYHYAEQERKHPTNDQWKRENQLRSSILSIQKENRSLQKDLEKAQSIVSKMEEKLANQEKKSFNLVEEVKKMRKVVGQVPVKGQGIVVSLEDRSYIPATENPNDYIVHEEHIRMVIHELYVTGAEAVAINGQRISHTSYINCVGPVVNVDGIKHPAPFVISAIGDPDILWNSLNLSGNITDQLVDDGIEVRMEKEVNIELPPFIAREG; this is encoded by the coding sequence ATGAAAATTAGAGGGAAATATGTAATCTACTCACTTGTTTTACTCGTTACCGGTTTCATGATTTCCTTTTCCTATCACTATGCTGAACAAGAAAGAAAACATCCTACGAATGATCAGTGGAAGCGGGAGAACCAATTACGCTCATCCATTTTATCCATACAAAAAGAGAATCGATCGCTTCAGAAAGATCTTGAAAAAGCTCAGTCGATTGTTTCAAAGATGGAAGAGAAACTTGCCAATCAAGAAAAGAAGTCTTTCAATCTGGTGGAAGAAGTGAAAAAAATGCGGAAGGTTGTGGGACAAGTCCCTGTAAAAGGTCAAGGAATCGTCGTATCCCTTGAAGATCGTTCTTACATACCTGCAACTGAAAACCCGAATGATTACATCGTTCATGAAGAACATATCCGTATGGTGATACATGAACTTTATGTTACAGGGGCAGAGGCCGTTGCCATCAATGGGCAAAGGATTTCTCACACCTCTTATATCAATTGCGTCGGACCTGTGGTCAATGTAGACGGCATTAAGCATCCTGCCCCTTTTGTCATCTCTGCAATCGGCGATCCGGATATACTATGGAATTCTCTCAATCTCTCAGGTAATATCACTGATCAATTGGTGGATGATGGAATAGAGGTTCGTATGGAAAAGGAAGTAAACATTGAACTACCTCCATTCATCGCCCGGGAAGGATGA